The DNA window TAAGAGAGATAGCGGAGAAGATGGGGGTCGAAATTTCTGGACCCATTCCGCTACCGACGAAAAGGTTAGTAGTTCCAGTGAGAAAATCGCCGGACGGAGAGGGAAGTGAAACGTGGGACCACTGGGAGATGAGAATTCACAAGAGGTTAATTGACATTGCAGCTGACGAGAGAGCTTTAAGGCAGATAATGAGAATTCAGATTCCTAAGGACGTGAACATCGAGATCGTGCTCGAAAGCTAAATGTTTTTGAAAGTTACTTTTCTCGGAACTTCTGGGACAGTTCCGAGTGTCGATAGAAACACTTCTTCTATCCTCCTTAACTACTCCGGCTGTAAAATTCTCTTCGATTGCGGGGAAGGTACTCAGAGACAGATGATGAAAGCGAAAACCGGATTCAACATAGAGGCGATATTCATAACTCACCTCCACACAGATCATTTCATCGGCGTCTTTGGTTTGCTCGAAACGATGTCTCTCAACAGCAGAGAGAAACCTCTTTCGATATACACTCCTAACTCTAAATTCTTGAGAAAGCTTTTCAGAGAATTCGGCTACCACAACTTGGGGTTTCCGGTTAGGGTTGTCGGTTTGAGGGATGGAGATTTCGTTAGGTTTGAGAACTTCAAAGTTCTGGCTTTTAAAACCGATCACATAGTTGAAAGCTTGGGCTACGCTTTCGTAGAGGATGAGAGGAGGGGAAAGTTCAACGTGGAAAAAGCGAGAGAGCTTGGAATTCCTCCGGGGCCTCTTTACTCGAAGCTCGCGAGGGGAGAGGCAATTGAGTTCGGAGAGAAGATAATAACACCGGACATGGTTTTAGGGGAAAAAAGACCGGGGTGGAAAGTAGTTTATACCGGCGATACTGCTCCGGTGGAAAAGCTTGTGGAAATCGCTAAGAACGCCGACTTGCTTATACACGACGCAGCCTTCACTTCGGAGCTCGATGACTGGGCTAAAGAGACGAAACACTCAACAGCGAGAGATGCGGCTGAGATTGCGAAAAAAGCTAACGTGAAAAAGCTCGTTTTAACGCACATAAGTGCGCGCTACTCCAAAGAGCCGGAAAAACTTCTCGAAGAGGCTAAGAAAATTTTTGAAAATGTGGTTGTTGCCGAAGACTTCATGGAAATTGAGTTAGAGAGGGATTAATCTCGCGAGGAGAGCTACTATTTTCGAATAAATTCCAAAAGCGAAGAGAAAGGCGTAGAGCACGACTATTATTCCGGCTGCTTTTCTTATTTTGTCCTCGTATCTTGCTATTTTTCCGTAAGATATTTTCTCAGAAAAAAGAGCCACGAAGGAAAGGGTTAAAGCTAAGCCTATCCCAAAGCTTAACATTATCGAAGCTCCCTTCTCGCTCCCGGATAAAGCTGCGTAGCTCAACAAAGCTCCGACGAAGGGACCTATGCAAGGAGACCAAACCAGACCGAGGGAGAAACCGAGGAGGAGCGGAGAGGTTACGTTGGAGAATTTTCCGGATATTCTGCTAACGAGAATGACATACTTTTCGTAGACCTTATTCTCAAGAAGTATAACGCCGAAGAGTAGGAGGAGAGCAGATGCTACTACTCTCGTGAGAAGGTAGTTGGAGAAAATTCCCGCAAAGTAGCCGAGGATAACGAAAGTTGCCACCATCGTGAAAACTATCAGGAAAACTTCCTTCCAAGAGAATCGGCTTGCAGAGAAAATGACTGGAATTAAAGGAAGAACGCAAGGAGAGATTACGGAAACTACTCCGGCTAAAAAAGCTAAAGCAAACTCGATCATATCTTCAGCTTTCTTCTGATATACGCGTCGATAACATCTGGAAGTTCTATTCCGTTTTCCGTTATTTCAAACTCGCTCATATCAACTGGAATGTATTCCGAAGCTCTTATAATTTTCAAAAACCTTTTCACCTTTCCGTCAACCCACTGCCTTTCCAACTCTATAATGTCTGAGAAGATCAAGCTGACGGAAGTTTCGGTGTGAATGTCGTGAGCGTTCTTAACGAGGGTGAAAATCCCGCTGCTGTTTTCACTTTCTACTCTAACCACTATGTTTCTGAGGAAGTGTATAAGCTTCTGGGGAGGGTGATAAAGGAGCAAACCGGAAATCGAGTCGAAGGCTAAGAAGTAATTACTTTTTAAGTTGTCGAGGGCTTTGCCTATCGCCAAGCTCACCTCGTTGAGGTTGAGAGGATTAGAGACGATTAAATCCTTGTTTGTGTGGGTCGGTCTTCTTTGCCAGGTGTGAGTGTCGACTATCCACAAATCTATTCCTTTAAACGTTGATTCAACTTCTTTTCTGACGATATCAGCGCTTTTCGTCGTAGTAATCCAGAGGGCTTTATCAAATTCTCCAAGATACTTATAAATTAACCTCGTTTTTCCGGTTCCCGGTTCCCCTATGATGAGTATTGTGGACATTACATCAACCTCACGTTAATTTTTTCTTTGCTTGTTAATAAATTTTTCTTTCCATATCGTAACTACCCTCTGAGGAATTCACCTATTCTCTCTACCGCTCTCTCCAAATTTTCCATGGAAGTTGCGTAGCTTATTCTTATCCAGTCGGTGAACTTCCTTCCGAACGCGCTTCCGGGAGTTACGGCGACTTTCTTCTTCTCGAGTAGCTCTTCGCAGAACTTTTCGCTGTCCATCCCAACTTTCACGAACATGTAAAAAGCACCTTTGGGAGGAGCGAATTCGAGACCCATTTCTTTGAGTTTTCTCTCGAGAAATTCCTTTCTTTTCTTAAACTCCTCGACCATTTCCTTTAAAAAGCTGTGATCTCCTTTTAAAGCTGCTAAACCCGCGTACTGCACGAATGTTGTTGGAGAACTAACGCTGTGAGACTGTATTTTCTCCATTCCCTTCACGATCCATTCTGGAGCGGCTGCATAGCCGAGTCTGAAGCCTGTCATTGAGTAGGTTTTGGAGAAGCCGTTTATCGTGATCGTCCTTTCGAGCATATCATCAAAGGAGGCTAAGCTAACGTGCTCTCCTTCAAAGATTATCTTTTCGTAAATTTCGTCCGACATAACCAAGATGTCGTGATCGACAGCCAAATCTCTTACTTTCTTCAAAAACTCCTTCGGATAGACCACTCCGAGCGGGTTGTTGGGAGAATTAATGACTATCATCTTAGTTTTATTCGTCACATAATCTTCGATAGGAGCGTCCTCGAAATTTTCCTCGTGCTCCACCCAAACAGGCTTTCCTCCTGAAAGAATTACGCATGGCTCGTAACTAACCCAGGCTGGATCGAGCAAAATCACCTCGTCTCCTTCCTCAATCGTTGTCATCATAGCCTCGTAAATAGCGTACTTCGCTCCAGGAGTGACAATCACGTTTTTTGCCTCAATGTCTATTCCATTCTCCTCCCTTAGCTTCTCCGCTATGGCTTCGAGAAGCTCCGGAATCCCTTTCGTTGGAGCGTATTTCGTCTTTCCCTCCATCGCAGCTTTACAAGCAGCCTCTACGATGTGCTTGGGAGTGGGAAAATCCGGTTCTCCTACTCCGAGGTCTATAACGTCTTCTCCTCTCCTTTTTAACTCCTTGGCGATGGAAGAAATTTTCATTGTGGCGGAGGGCTTTATCTTA is part of the Ferroglobus placidus DSM 10642 genome and encodes:
- the rpsJ gene encoding 30S ribosomal protein S10 produces the protein MAIKGYKARIRLSGLNPKDLDRICRQIREIAEKMGVEISGPIPLPTKRLVVPVRKSPDGEGSETWDHWEMRIHKRLIDIAADERALRQIMRIQIPKDVNIEIVLES
- a CDS encoding ribonuclease Z; translation: MFLKVTFLGTSGTVPSVDRNTSSILLNYSGCKILFDCGEGTQRQMMKAKTGFNIEAIFITHLHTDHFIGVFGLLETMSLNSREKPLSIYTPNSKFLRKLFREFGYHNLGFPVRVVGLRDGDFVRFENFKVLAFKTDHIVESLGYAFVEDERRGKFNVEKARELGIPPGPLYSKLARGEAIEFGEKIITPDMVLGEKRPGWKVVYTGDTAPVEKLVEIAKNADLLIHDAAFTSELDDWAKETKHSTARDAAEIAKKANVKKLVLTHISARYSKEPEKLLEEAKKIFENVVVAEDFMEIELERD
- a CDS encoding cytochrome c biogenesis CcdA family protein yields the protein MIEFALAFLAGVVSVISPCVLPLIPVIFSASRFSWKEVFLIVFTMVATFVILGYFAGIFSNYLLTRVVASALLLLFGVILLENKVYEKYVILVSRISGKFSNVTSPLLLGFSLGLVWSPCIGPFVGALLSYAALSGSEKGASIMLSFGIGLALTLSFVALFSEKISYGKIARYEDKIRKAAGIIVVLYAFLFAFGIYSKIVALLARLIPL
- a CDS encoding RAD55 family ATPase, whose translation is MSTILIIGEPGTGKTRLIYKYLGEFDKALWITTTKSADIVRKEVESTFKGIDLWIVDTHTWQRRPTHTNKDLIVSNPLNLNEVSLAIGKALDNLKSNYFLAFDSISGLLLYHPPQKLIHFLRNIVVRVESENSSGIFTLVKNAHDIHTETSVSLIFSDIIELERQWVDGKVKRFLKIIRASEYIPVDMSEFEITENGIELPDVIDAYIRRKLKI
- a CDS encoding pyridoxal phosphate-dependent aminotransferase, with the translated sequence MRRVDKIKPSATMKISSIAKELKRRGEDVIDLGVGEPDFPTPKHIVEAACKAAMEGKTKYAPTKGIPELLEAIAEKLREENGIDIEAKNVIVTPGAKYAIYEAMMTTIEEGDEVILLDPAWVSYEPCVILSGGKPVWVEHEENFEDAPIEDYVTNKTKMIVINSPNNPLGVVYPKEFLKKVRDLAVDHDILVMSDEIYEKIIFEGEHVSLASFDDMLERTITINGFSKTYSMTGFRLGYAAAPEWIVKGMEKIQSHSVSSPTTFVQYAGLAALKGDHSFLKEMVEEFKKRKEFLERKLKEMGLEFAPPKGAFYMFVKVGMDSEKFCEELLEKKKVAVTPGSAFGRKFTDWIRISYATSMENLERAVERIGEFLRG